A window of Fictibacillus halophilus contains these coding sequences:
- the lysS gene encoding lysine--tRNA ligase, protein MHWAFRIAEELIRKHPDREAYVCASGISPSGSVHIGNFREVVTTYFVVRALQQLGKKTRFIFSWDDFDRFRKVPKNVDPTFEQYIGMPYSEIPCPFGCHISYAEHFEKEFEQSLREFGIVPDFIYQSKEYGARRYQTQIVHALQNRKQIYDILMNFKTSEHSMEERERFYPVNVYCEVCRKDTVNIHEFQDERLSYICSCGHSNSIEVALATNIKLNWKVDWPMRWKAEEVVFEPGGRDHSSATGSFNVSKEIASHIFNFQAPEYEPYDFICIKGSSEKMSSSSGNNITPGDLLKIYTPEVILFMFAKYQPNAPFHIGLDDDVIRNYTEYERFSQAEQGRLKEEISAALELSSVHSRIRREPKFSHVASIMPLVNFDVSLVREVLERTGEEYTLKEVAGVCERAEYWLKNWCSEKVLLINDKINQEFFKTLTDLERQWIAEFVNVLLDGIDLQDDELMRSVYDVCHVKDDPKKKRSNQKRLFGIIYQLVLSSNSGPRIPLLIHSVGRERLIALLDFPI, encoded by the coding sequence ATGCATTGGGCATTTCGAATAGCAGAAGAATTAATAAGAAAGCACCCAGATCGTGAAGCGTATGTTTGTGCGTCAGGCATCAGTCCATCGGGCTCGGTTCATATCGGAAATTTTCGAGAAGTGGTTACCACATACTTCGTTGTAAGAGCACTGCAACAGCTAGGGAAGAAAACACGTTTTATCTTTTCATGGGATGATTTTGATCGTTTTCGTAAGGTTCCTAAAAATGTGGATCCTACTTTTGAGCAATACATTGGAATGCCATACTCAGAGATTCCATGTCCGTTTGGGTGCCACATTTCTTATGCTGAGCACTTTGAAAAAGAGTTTGAACAGTCATTGAGAGAGTTTGGGATTGTTCCTGATTTCATCTATCAAAGCAAGGAGTATGGGGCAAGAAGGTATCAAACTCAGATCGTTCATGCTCTTCAAAATCGCAAACAGATTTATGATATCTTAATGAATTTCAAAACTAGTGAACACAGTATGGAAGAGCGAGAGCGATTTTATCCAGTTAATGTGTATTGTGAAGTTTGCAGGAAAGATACGGTGAACATTCACGAATTTCAAGACGAAAGACTAAGCTACATTTGTTCATGTGGTCATTCAAACTCTATCGAGGTAGCACTAGCGACAAACATTAAATTGAATTGGAAAGTGGATTGGCCGATGAGGTGGAAGGCTGAAGAAGTGGTGTTTGAACCAGGTGGAAGAGACCATTCTTCTGCGACAGGAAGCTTTAATGTTTCCAAGGAGATCGCATCTCACATCTTTAACTTTCAAGCACCAGAGTATGAACCGTATGATTTTATCTGCATAAAAGGATCTAGTGAGAAGATGTCGAGTTCTTCAGGAAACAACATTACACCCGGAGATTTGTTAAAGATCTATACACCAGAAGTTATCCTTTTCATGTTTGCCAAGTATCAGCCGAATGCACCTTTTCATATTGGGTTAGATGATGACGTGATCAGAAACTATACAGAGTATGAAAGATTTAGTCAAGCAGAGCAAGGTCGTTTGAAAGAAGAGATTTCAGCAGCTTTGGAACTTTCTTCAGTACATTCAAGGATAAGACGTGAACCTAAATTTAGCCATGTGGCGAGTATAATGCCCCTTGTGAATTTTGATGTCTCACTCGTTCGAGAAGTGTTGGAGAGAACAGGGGAGGAGTATACGCTGAAAGAGGTAGCTGGAGTTTGTGAAAGAGCTGAATATTGGTTGAAAAATTGGTGTTCAGAGAAAGTGCTTCTAATTAATGACAAGATAAATCAAGAATTTTTTAAGACTCTTACTGATCTTGAGAGACAGTGGATTGCAGAATTTGTAAATGTTTTACTTGATGGTATAGATTTACAAGATGACGAGTTGATGAGAAGCGTTTACGATGTTTGTCATGTGAAAGATGATCCTAAAAAGAAGAGGAGTAACCAAAAAAGGTTATTCGGGATCATTTATCAGCTTGTTTTGAGCAGCAATAGTGGTCCCCGCATACCATTGCTCATACATTCTGTTGGCAGAGAGCGGTTAATTGCTTTATTGGACTTTCCAATATAG
- a CDS encoding DUF1641 domain-containing protein, with product MAQPTTVIKKNIKTEEQIQQEKLTELQKALAEKEVALSRALDVIGELDKIGALEAANSMLVAKDKIASIALGQATREPLTNMINNLMGAAGVLTKMDPEVTAKLLDSVVSGLKQGEEFVESDKKVGAFDIVKSLKDPDINRAIGFGLHFLKGMGQELKK from the coding sequence ATGGCACAACCAACTACTGTAATAAAAAAGAACATAAAAACTGAAGAGCAGATTCAGCAAGAGAAGCTAACTGAACTGCAAAAAGCATTAGCTGAGAAGGAAGTAGCCCTGTCGAGAGCACTCGATGTGATTGGTGAGCTTGATAAGATCGGAGCTCTGGAAGCCGCAAACTCCATGCTTGTCGCAAAAGATAAAATCGCAAGCATCGCACTCGGTCAAGCAACGCGCGAACCCCTCACGAACATGATCAACAACTTGATGGGTGCAGCAGGTGTTCTGACCAAGATGGATCCAGAGGTTACGGCTAAGTTGCTCGATAGTGTTGTTTCTGGCTTGAAGCAAGGGGAAGAGTTTGTGGAGAGCGATAAGAAGGTCGGCGCTTTTGATATTGTGAAGTCGCTTAAGGACCCTGATATTAATCGAGCGATCGGATTTGGTCTTCACTTTTTGAAAGGCATGGGGCAGGAATTGAAGAAATGA
- the fdhF gene encoding formate dehydrogenase subunit alpha: MDKLIQISIDGNKYEAPSGTSILDIINKNELSHPQICYTPQVDPIETCDTCIVEVDGKLMRSCSTMALDGMTIERSSKRAKDAQNEAMDRLLENHLLYCTVCDNNNGNCKLHNTAELMEIEHQAVPYSPKEEMVDLDMSHPFYRYDANQCITCGQCVEVCQNLQVNETLSIDWERERPRVIWDAGSSIDDSSCVSCGQCVTVCPCNALMEKSMLGEAGFMTGLKEELLEPMVELVKEVEPGYSGIFAISEVEAAMRETRTKKTKTVCTFCGVGCSFEVWTKGRKILKVEPSEGPVNAISTCVKGKFGWDFVNSEERLTTPLIRKDGVFVESTWDEALTLIADKMSAIKEKHGSNALGFVSSSKITNEENYLMQKFARQIIGTNNVDNCSRYCQSPATDGLFRTVGMGGDAGTIQDIAQAGLVIVVGANPTEGHPVLATRVKRAHKLHGQKLIVADLRKHELAERSDIFMSPKQGTDQVWLMAVTKYMIDQGWHDQTFIDENVHYFEDFKEVLEKYTLEYAEEHTGLSQETIIDVAKMIRDADGTCILWGMGVTQNTGGSDTSAAISNLLLATGNYRRPGAGAYPLRGHNNVQGACDMGTLPAWLPGYQHITDDLARAKFEKAYGVTIDSKPGKDNIQMVEGIGTGEIKSMYLVGEDMALVDSNSNHVHEMLSQLEFFVVQDIFLTKTAQYADVVLPAAPSLEKEGTFTNTERRVQRLYQALPTTGGSRPDWEIIQAIAIRMGADWNYSHPSEIFEEMAGLAPLFGEANYDVLEGWGSFLWGDFSGKSTPLLYTDGFNFPDKKARFALSDWMHPAEFPEEFDLHINNGRMLEHFHEGNLTNKSKGIQHKVPDVFVEVSPSLAEERGVIDGSVVRLISPFGAVKLNALVTDRVKNNELYLPMNSVNNETAINFLTGPAVDHRTHTPAYKQTKVRMEIISREGEVKLPGNNPRNKKRYPQNGVEVQRKWNRPGYVHLTDEV, encoded by the coding sequence ATGGATAAGTTGATTCAAATCTCAATTGACGGAAACAAATACGAAGCTCCTTCTGGCACTTCCATTCTCGATATTATAAATAAAAATGAACTATCTCACCCTCAAATTTGTTATACCCCACAAGTTGACCCGATCGAAACGTGTGATACTTGTATCGTGGAGGTTGATGGCAAGCTGATGCGTTCATGCTCAACGATGGCACTCGACGGTATGACGATCGAGCGATCTTCTAAACGAGCAAAGGATGCGCAGAACGAGGCGATGGATCGCTTACTCGAAAACCACCTTCTCTATTGCACGGTTTGTGATAACAACAACGGCAACTGCAAACTGCATAACACAGCTGAACTGATGGAGATTGAACATCAAGCGGTTCCATATTCGCCAAAAGAAGAAATGGTGGATCTTGATATGTCTCACCCGTTTTACCGTTATGATGCCAACCAATGTATCACATGTGGTCAGTGTGTGGAGGTGTGTCAAAACCTGCAGGTGAACGAGACGCTTTCGATCGACTGGGAACGAGAACGTCCACGCGTGATTTGGGATGCCGGATCAAGTATCGACGATTCCTCATGTGTCAGCTGTGGACAATGTGTTACCGTCTGTCCGTGTAACGCTCTTATGGAAAAATCAATGCTTGGCGAAGCGGGCTTCATGACGGGATTAAAGGAAGAACTACTTGAGCCGATGGTCGAACTTGTAAAAGAAGTTGAGCCTGGCTATAGTGGTATTTTTGCCATTTCTGAAGTGGAAGCCGCTATGCGTGAAACACGTACGAAAAAGACAAAAACGGTTTGCACGTTCTGTGGTGTTGGCTGTTCGTTCGAAGTTTGGACGAAAGGCAGAAAGATTTTAAAAGTAGAACCGAGTGAAGGTCCTGTGAACGCGATCTCCACGTGTGTTAAAGGAAAGTTCGGCTGGGATTTTGTAAATAGCGAAGAACGCCTTACTACACCACTCATTCGTAAAGACGGCGTTTTTGTAGAATCCACTTGGGACGAAGCACTTACACTGATTGCTGATAAGATGAGCGCGATAAAAGAAAAACACGGTAGCAACGCACTTGGCTTTGTTTCGTCATCTAAAATTACGAATGAAGAAAACTACTTGATGCAAAAGTTCGCGCGTCAGATCATCGGAACGAACAACGTTGATAACTGCTCTCGTTATTGTCAGTCCCCTGCAACCGACGGATTGTTCCGTACGGTCGGTATGGGTGGTGACGCAGGAACGATTCAAGATATCGCGCAAGCTGGCCTTGTCATCGTTGTTGGTGCGAATCCGACAGAAGGACATCCCGTTCTTGCCACGCGTGTAAAGCGCGCGCACAAGCTGCACGGACAAAAATTAATCGTAGCCGATCTTCGTAAACATGAACTTGCAGAACGCTCGGATATTTTCATGAGTCCGAAGCAAGGCACAGACCAAGTTTGGCTCATGGCCGTTACGAAGTACATGATCGATCAAGGCTGGCACGATCAAACATTTATTGATGAGAACGTGCATTATTTTGAAGATTTTAAAGAAGTACTTGAAAAATATACGCTTGAATATGCCGAGGAACATACAGGGCTATCGCAAGAAACGATTATAGACGTGGCGAAAATGATTCGTGACGCTGACGGCACATGCATTCTTTGGGGAATGGGTGTAACGCAAAACACAGGTGGAAGTGACACTTCTGCTGCGATCTCAAACTTGCTGTTGGCAACCGGCAATTATCGTCGTCCTGGTGCTGGTGCTTACCCGCTTCGTGGCCATAACAACGTTCAAGGTGCTTGCGATATGGGTACGTTACCTGCATGGCTTCCGGGGTATCAGCATATTACAGATGACCTCGCCCGAGCGAAGTTTGAAAAAGCATACGGTGTTACGATTGATAGCAAACCTGGTAAAGACAACATCCAGATGGTTGAAGGCATCGGAACGGGTGAGATCAAATCCATGTATCTAGTCGGTGAAGACATGGCGCTCGTTGATTCAAACTCCAACCACGTTCATGAGATGCTCAGTCAGCTAGAATTTTTTGTTGTTCAAGATATTTTCTTAACGAAAACCGCACAATACGCAGATGTCGTTCTACCTGCAGCTCCTTCTCTAGAAAAAGAAGGAACCTTTACGAATACCGAACGCCGTGTGCAGCGTTTGTATCAAGCACTGCCAACAACAGGAGGATCTCGTCCGGACTGGGAAATCATCCAAGCCATCGCCATTCGAATGGGTGCTGATTGGAACTACAGTCATCCGAGTGAAATTTTTGAAGAGATGGCGGGACTTGCTCCCCTGTTTGGAGAAGCAAACTATGATGTGCTAGAAGGATGGGGCAGTTTCCTTTGGGGTGACTTTAGCGGGAAGAGTACACCACTTCTTTACACAGATGGCTTTAATTTTCCTGACAAAAAAGCACGCTTTGCATTATCTGACTGGATGCATCCAGCTGAGTTTCCTGAAGAGTTCGACCTTCATATCAACAACGGGCGCATGCTCGAACATTTCCATGAAGGTAACTTAACGAACAAATCAAAAGGTATCCAGCACAAAGTACCGGATGTTTTCGTTGAAGTGTCCCCTAGTCTGGCAGAAGAACGTGGTGTGATCGATGGATCTGTTGTACGGTTAATCTCGCCGTTTGGAGCCGTGAAGTTGAATGCACTCGTTACGGACCGTGTAAAAAACAACGAGTTGTATCTTCCGATGAACTCCGTGAACAACGAGACGGCGATCAACTTTTTAACCGGTCCAGCTGTTGATCATCGTACACATACACCAGCTTACAAACAGACGAAGGTACGAATGGAAATCATCAGCCGCGAAGGTGAAGTGAAGCTACCTGGCAACAATCCAAGAAATAAAAAACGTTATCCGCAAAACGGTGTTGAAGTACAGCGTAAATGGAACCGTCCGGGCTATGTTCACCTGACGGATGAAGTGTAA
- a CDS encoding DUF2294 domain-containing protein — MTKKVHDFNDIIRKLRKNLLGKGPEKIHTVFVENMAISTMYGNLTPTEKFIARTAEGKEMVHAARTRLIQDVYATAPPEGLEDVTGAKFIHLFSDFKVDEDMAVSVFVFDKPIA; from the coding sequence ATGACGAAGAAAGTGCATGACTTTAATGATATTATTCGTAAACTCCGTAAGAACTTATTAGGAAAAGGACCTGAGAAAATACATACGGTCTTTGTAGAAAACATGGCAATCTCAACCATGTACGGGAATTTAACACCAACTGAAAAATTCATTGCTCGAACGGCTGAAGGCAAGGAGATGGTGCATGCTGCAAGGACGCGTCTGATTCAGGACGTTTATGCAACAGCACCACCAGAAGGATTAGAAGATGTGACGGGCGCAAAATTCATCCATCTGTTCTCAGATTTTAAAGTGGATGAAGACATGGCGGTGTCTGTTTTTGTTTTTGATAAACCAATCGCATAG
- the fdhD gene encoding formate dehydrogenase accessory sulfurtransferase FdhD has translation MKPIVTKRSILQIKNGHAVNIEDTIVTELPVTIKINGEEFVTMVCSPEYIEDMVVGYLASEGIIRNYKDIKDIWVQEDGSFVHVTTDRLNPVYQNLQNKRYITSCCGMSRQGFVFANDARTAKTMNEVRVRVTPEDCLRLMREMQRGAGVFQKTGGVHNAALCDVNGIVLSRMDIGRHNALDKIYGYCLRNDIFIGNKILVFSGRISSEILLKVAKIGCEIVLSKSAPTEFALQSAEELGITTVGFVRGDSMNVYTRPERIVV, from the coding sequence ATGAAACCGATTGTGACTAAGCGTAGCATTCTGCAGATTAAGAACGGACATGCAGTGAACATAGAAGACACTATCGTAACCGAGCTTCCTGTAACGATCAAGATCAATGGGGAAGAATTTGTTACGATGGTATGCAGCCCTGAGTACATTGAGGATATGGTCGTAGGCTATCTAGCTTCTGAAGGAATCATCCGAAACTATAAAGATATTAAAGACATATGGGTGCAAGAAGATGGAAGCTTTGTACACGTGACAACAGATCGCTTGAATCCGGTCTATCAAAATCTACAGAATAAAAGATACATAACTTCATGCTGTGGCATGAGCAGGCAAGGCTTTGTTTTTGCGAATGATGCACGAACAGCGAAAACGATGAATGAAGTTAGGGTGAGAGTTACGCCTGAAGACTGCTTACGGTTGATGCGAGAGATGCAGAGAGGAGCAGGGGTTTTTCAAAAAACAGGCGGTGTACATAATGCAGCACTTTGTGATGTGAACGGAATTGTGCTGAGCCGAATGGACATCGGACGTCACAATGCACTGGATAAAATCTATGGATATTGCTTAAGAAATGATATTTTCATAGGGAATAAGATTCTCGTGTTTAGTGGTCGGATTTCATCTGAGATTTTGTTAAAAGTAGCAAAGATCGGCTGTGAAATTGTTCTCTCTAAATCAGCTCCAACAGAATTTGCTCTGCAATCAGCGGAAGAACTAGGAATCACGACGGTTGGTTTTGTAAGAGGAGATTCTATGAATGTCTATACACGTCCTGAGAGGATTGTTGTATGA
- a CDS encoding NUDIX hydrolase — protein sequence MSLRVNTLGILLNNGRILLEEREGNHSEGTGTYYRPIGGTIEFGEKSDQAIVREFYEEIGAAIKVKHYMTCVENIFFVDKKMGHEISQIYSVEFVDSDLYLAEKFVVTEGQQKTIAKWIDLDDIMENRKLLFPKGLRDLLKKS from the coding sequence ATGAGTCTAAGAGTCAACACACTTGGTATTCTTTTAAACAATGGCAGAATTTTGTTAGAAGAACGTGAAGGAAATCATTCGGAAGGAACGGGGACATATTACCGACCTATAGGTGGAACGATAGAATTTGGAGAAAAATCAGACCAAGCGATCGTTCGTGAATTTTACGAAGAGATAGGCGCAGCTATTAAGGTAAAGCATTACATGACATGTGTAGAGAATATTTTTTTTGTCGATAAAAAGATGGGGCATGAAATTTCACAGATTTATTCAGTAGAATTCGTAGATTCAGATTTATATCTGGCAGAAAAATTTGTTGTAACAGAGGGACAGCAAAAGACAATTGCGAAATGGATAGACCTAGATGATATTATGGAAAATCGTAAGCTCCTTTTCCCAAAGGGTTTACGAGATCTACTTAAGAAATCCTAG
- a CDS encoding sigma-70 family RNA polymerase sigma factor, which translates to MDTKTEFEELIRRTRSGSKHAYGELYENTVQDVYQTVHFLLDDKSDVDDVVQEIYVEVLRNLHRFNTDKPFRPWLKGIAIKQISAYRRRRWISFRNYQKISQQPSEVEDDFSPQVVDGFVNKQLVQLVEQLPFKLRQVIILRYLNEHSQEEVAAILKIPVGTVKSRVHTALKKLRKQEELGNIFLRKVENV; encoded by the coding sequence GTGGATACAAAAACAGAGTTTGAAGAACTTATACGACGTACACGATCGGGAAGTAAACATGCTTATGGAGAACTTTATGAAAATACAGTTCAAGATGTTTATCAAACGGTTCATTTTTTACTAGACGATAAATCAGATGTTGATGATGTCGTTCAAGAAATTTATGTAGAAGTACTAAGAAACTTACACCGTTTCAACACCGACAAACCATTTCGGCCATGGTTAAAAGGGATTGCGATCAAACAAATTTCTGCTTATAGAAGAAGGCGGTGGATCAGTTTTAGAAACTATCAAAAGATATCTCAACAACCTTCTGAGGTTGAAGATGATTTTTCTCCACAAGTCGTTGATGGCTTTGTAAATAAACAACTTGTTCAGCTAGTAGAACAACTTCCTTTTAAATTGAGACAAGTCATAATCTTGCGCTATCTTAATGAGCATTCCCAAGAAGAGGTAGCGGCCATTTTAAAAATTCCTGTTGGAACAGTTAAGTCCAGAGTTCATACAGCACTCAAGAAGCTGCGTAAGCAAGAAGAGTTAGGAAACATTTTTCTAAGAAAGGTGGAGAATGTATAA
- a CDS encoding DUF3600 domain-containing protein encodes MAHVNQLKTALNEEARNVCPPPELKNKVMSQFTQKRNWGMKRYVAAFLIALFIIPTSAFAYQSLLADGLYGSFANVKKHVASATLEGYMTLDAKLSEAKGEMGKEEYEKFREALNVLTDAKLKYGDQFGNINYDLMPKEEKEKIRVNSFVLQPYFDKLNGDVPSKELLSSYEYKLFIDALMTYETILAKAEIDTSKGPIVIEKLPVEYQDQFKLTQEFIHNVYQLQEEQR; translated from the coding sequence ATGGCACATGTAAACCAGTTAAAAACGGCACTGAATGAAGAGGCTAGGAATGTTTGTCCACCTCCTGAGTTGAAAAACAAGGTTATGAGTCAGTTTACACAAAAAAGAAATTGGGGCATGAAAAGATATGTTGCTGCTTTCCTTATTGCATTATTTATCATTCCAACGAGCGCTTTTGCTTATCAATCGCTATTAGCGGATGGTTTATATGGTTCTTTTGCTAATGTAAAAAAGCATGTGGCTTCAGCTACATTAGAGGGTTACATGACTCTTGATGCAAAGTTATCAGAAGCAAAAGGGGAAATGGGTAAGGAAGAGTATGAGAAGTTTCGAGAAGCACTGAATGTACTGACAGATGCAAAGCTCAAGTATGGTGATCAATTTGGTAATATTAATTATGACCTGATGCCTAAAGAAGAAAAAGAAAAGATAAGAGTAAATTCTTTTGTACTTCAACCTTATTTTGATAAATTGAACGGTGATGTTCCGAGCAAGGAATTGCTTTCATCCTATGAATACAAATTATTTATTGATGCGCTCATGACATACGAAACCATTCTAGCAAAGGCTGAAATTGATACGAGTAAAGGGCCAATTGTAATTGAAAAATTACCTGTTGAATATCAAGATCAATTTAAACTCACTCAAGAATTCATTCATAATGTGTATCAACTACAAGAAGAACAACGATAA
- a CDS encoding serine hydrolase — protein MRGKRVLVCTMLSTAMLLSSFTPAIFAEGSSNHNNRTHHGDWNQPSKSSPVLHPGTPESASLKREPLEQIGPFIESEIEKRTMPGAVVLIARSGSIAKHDAYGFSARYIDDQFTEMDQPVEMRKDTIFDIASISKLFTTTAAMKLYEQGKFNLDDPVGKYIPEFNENGKESVTIRQIMTHTSGFTAWIPLYSMGANREDRLQIALKYGLKNKPGTTYTYSDLNLITLGVLVERLSGQRLDDYVKKNITEPLGMKDTMYNPSAELRNRIAATEYQPTIGRGMVWGSVHDENAWSLDGVAGHAGVFSTAKDLAIFGHMILKDGKYGKTQILQPETVSLLTENQLPQFPTNSHGLGWELNQGWYMDALSNEETLGHTGYTGTSMVVSPKNKTIVLTLTNRVHPSRATVSMNPIRRKVAQLTADAISVPLHQREKSWFAGYGDNLKKGLTYEVGENQDTLHFNHWFSIEDGSDKGTIQVSSDNETWTTLPNIYTGKEESWSREKIELPVGTKFVRFLYETDASVNGRGWYVDDVYGSDQRGKKNRLAVVQNDWIERGW, from the coding sequence ATGAGAGGAAAACGTGTTTTAGTATGTACCATGCTAAGTACAGCCATGTTGTTATCCAGTTTCACTCCTGCTATTTTTGCAGAAGGTTCCTCCAATCATAATAATCGAACACATCACGGTGACTGGAACCAGCCCTCTAAATCATCACCTGTTCTTCATCCTGGAACACCTGAAAGTGCCTCACTAAAGAGAGAACCACTAGAGCAAATCGGTCCGTTTATTGAAAGCGAAATCGAGAAACGAACCATGCCAGGCGCTGTCGTTCTTATCGCTAGAAGTGGAAGCATCGCAAAACATGATGCATATGGCTTCTCCGCTCGCTACATAGACGATCAGTTCACAGAGATGGATCAACCTGTTGAGATGAGAAAAGACACCATTTTTGACATTGCCTCGATCTCTAAACTCTTCACAACGACAGCTGCAATGAAGCTATACGAACAAGGAAAGTTCAATCTAGATGATCCTGTCGGAAAATATATTCCAGAGTTCAATGAAAACGGAAAAGAGAGCGTAACCATCCGGCAGATCATGACGCATACTTCCGGGTTTACAGCATGGATTCCTCTTTACAGTATGGGAGCAAATCGCGAGGACCGGTTGCAGATTGCTTTAAAGTACGGGTTAAAAAATAAACCTGGTACAACGTATACATACAGTGACTTAAATTTAATTACACTTGGTGTTTTAGTTGAAAGATTGTCAGGTCAACGTCTCGATGACTATGTAAAAAAGAACATCACTGAGCCACTCGGAATGAAAGATACGATGTACAATCCTTCGGCAGAACTTCGTAACCGAATTGCTGCCACAGAATATCAGCCAACAATCGGCCGTGGCATGGTTTGGGGTAGCGTGCATGATGAGAACGCGTGGAGTTTAGATGGTGTTGCAGGACATGCTGGTGTGTTTTCCACCGCTAAAGACCTCGCCATTTTTGGACACATGATCTTAAAGGATGGTAAGTACGGCAAAACACAGATCCTCCAGCCAGAAACGGTTAGCTTATTAACAGAAAACCAACTGCCACAGTTTCCAACCAATTCACACGGACTTGGCTGGGAACTAAATCAAGGTTGGTATATGGACGCTCTCAGTAATGAAGAAACACTTGGACACACTGGATATACGGGAACCTCAATGGTTGTGTCTCCCAAAAATAAAACGATTGTACTGACCTTGACGAATCGCGTCCATCCTTCTCGTGCTACAGTCTCGATGAATCCAATACGACGTAAGGTCGCACAATTAACAGCTGATGCGATTTCAGTCCCGCTTCATCAAAGAGAAAAATCTTGGTTTGCAGGATATGGCGATAACCTGAAAAAAGGATTAACGTATGAAGTCGGTGAAAATCAGGATACTCTTCATTTTAACCACTGGTTTAGTATTGAAGATGGAAGTGACAAAGGTACCATTCAAGTTTCAAGTGATAATGAAACTTGGACAACACTACCAAATATATATACCGGAAAAGAAGAAAGTTGGTCTCGTGAGAAAATAGAGCTCCCTGTGGGAACAAAGTTTGTTCGTTTCCTCTATGAAACTGATGCATCTGTTAACGGCAGAGGATGGTACGTGGATGATGTATACGGAAGTGATCAGCGAGGAAAGAAAAACCGATTAGCAGTCGTTCAAAACGATTGGATAGAACGTGGTTGGTAA
- the mraY gene encoding phospho-N-acetylmuramoyl-pentapeptide-transferase has product MLLQLAPAFITFLLTVIFAPLLILTLKKLKLTQPIRVELPQDHQEKKGTPLMLGSVFFVGIFVALYYYTTSPIMLFLIATFILFSFIGFLDDFWKASKQDPGGVSGKTKLKFQFAFTILLLYVGIDLFDIDTSIRVTESLNLVLPYIIYLIIITLFIVGTANAINFTDGMDGLLGMVAIPTYFFFFVISEYTEVKVFCLVMIATILGFLIYNLYPAKAFMGDTGSLAIGGTLSFLAIIENVEILIPILFIIYLAEQLSVIIQVAYFKRTKKKLFRFTPIHYHYGIKYGWSENMIVTVFAMISWAACGICLIYYELFM; this is encoded by the coding sequence GTGTTGTTACAGCTAGCACCTGCTTTTATCACATTTTTGTTAACTGTAATATTTGCCCCTCTGTTAATACTGACGTTAAAGAAACTAAAACTCACACAACCCATTCGAGTAGAACTTCCTCAAGATCATCAAGAAAAGAAGGGGACACCCTTAATGTTAGGAAGTGTGTTTTTTGTAGGGATTTTTGTCGCGCTTTATTATTACACGACAAGTCCCATCATGCTCTTTCTAATAGCAACGTTTATATTGTTTAGTTTTATTGGTTTTTTAGATGATTTTTGGAAAGCTTCAAAACAGGATCCTGGCGGGGTATCAGGAAAGACAAAACTAAAATTTCAGTTCGCGTTCACCATCCTACTCTTATATGTCGGCATCGATCTTTTCGACATTGATACAAGCATACGGGTGACGGAATCACTGAACCTTGTTCTTCCATACATCATTTACCTAATCATCATCACACTTTTTATTGTCGGGACGGCAAACGCGATCAATTTTACTGATGGCATGGACGGGCTCCTCGGTATGGTGGCGATTCCTACATACTTCTTTTTCTTTGTAATCAGTGAGTATACGGAAGTGAAAGTCTTTTGCTTAGTGATGATTGCTACGATTCTAGGATTCTTAATCTATAATCTGTATCCGGCAAAAGCGTTCATGGGGGATACGGGTTCACTCGCGATTGGAGGAACTTTATCGTTTCTCGCCATCATTGAAAACGTGGAGATTTTGATACCAATCCTGTTCATAATCTATCTTGCAGAACAGCTTTCTGTCATCATTCAAGTGGCTTATTTTAAACGCACAAAAAAGAAGCTTTTCCGATTCACGCCCATTCATTATCATTACGGTATTAAGTACGGATGGTCGGAAAATATGATTGTAACCGTGTTTGCGATGATTTCTTGGGCGGCGTGTGGCATTTGTCTCATCTATTATGAATTATTCATGTAA